One Deinococcus grandis DNA window includes the following coding sequences:
- a CDS encoding DUF705 domain-containing protein, with translation MTPPPLVVYVDVDETLVRNVGRSRVPIPGAIAHVHELAAQGAELYCWSSGGAAYARDSAREVGLEGVFAAFLPKPQVLVDDQRVEAWRRLVQVHPLSCPGESVASYREALDSTGRSER, from the coding sequence ATGACCCCGCCACCGCTTGTGGTGTACGTGGATGTGGACGAGACGCTGGTGCGGAACGTGGGGCGGTCACGGGTGCCGATCCCGGGGGCAATCGCTCATGTGCACGAGCTGGCGGCGCAGGGCGCGGAGCTCTACTGCTGGAGTTCCGGCGGGGCCGCGTACGCGCGGGACAGTGCGCGTGAGGTGGGCCTGGAGGGCGTGTTCGCGGCGTTCCTGCCCAAACCGCAGGTGCTCGTGGACGATCAGCGGGTCGAGGCGTGGCGGCGGCTGGTGCAGGTGCATCCGCTGTCCTGCCCAGGCGAGTCGGTGGCGTCCTACCGGGAGGCGCTGGACAGCACCGGCCGGTCAGAGCGCTGA